The region AACGGCCAAAATCCTTTACCGTCTGGGTCGATGAACTGCGGGCCTATGGCTACGACCAGCATGCGGGCATGGCCGCCATTGGGTCGCTGAATATGAAACTGGCCGACATTGGTACGCTGACAGCCTCCGGCCGAATCACCACCTTTGGGTTCGGTGGGGTGCAAACGCGTATTGGCGAGCGGGCCCTCGAAACAACAACGGAATTTGGCTTCTCGTCGGCGCTGGCCGTCGACAAGTTCCTACCAGCCAGCTGGGGACTTCGTATTCCGCTCTACGTAAACTACGACCACCGCAACGTAGACCCGCACTTTGACCCGCTGGACCCCGATACGCCCCTGGAAACATCGTTGTCGACAAAGGCAGAGTCGGATCGGGATAGCTACCGCCGACTGGTGCAGGACAACACGACGCGCCGGGGATACAATTTCTCGAATGTCAGGAAAGTAAAGACCAACCCGGAATCCAAATCGCACTTCTGGGATTTTGAAAACTTTGCCTTCACCTACGCCTTTACCGATGCCAAACGGACTAATATCCTGACGCAGGAGTACCTCCAGGAGCAGACACGCGGGGGTATTGCCTACACATACACTGGTCAGCCGAAAGCGTTCGAGCCGTTCCGCAACAAAGCGTCTTTCGAGGCTCCTTATCTGCGCTGGCTCAAGGATTTTAACCTGACGCTGCTGCCGACGCTGGTGTCGATTCGAACCGATCTGGACCGGAGTTTCATTAAAACACAGCTGCGTTCCTCAGACCTGACAACCAATGGTATTGTACCGCAGTACGAGAAATATTTTCTCTTTAACCGGTATTACGACCTGACCTGGAACCTCACGCGCAGCCTGGTGCTGACGTACCATGCCCAGGCCAACGCCATCATTGACGAACCCGCTGGCGATATCAACACCCAGGCCAAGCGCGACTCCATCCTGACCAGCCTGAAGAACCTCGGACGGATGAAGAATTTCGTGCAGGACATCCGGGCTACGTATCGGCTGCCGCTGGACAAAATTCCGCTGCTCGACTGGATTGCCGCTGATGCCGTATATGGCGTTGGGTACCAGTTTCAGGCTAACTCATACGGCGTGGCCGATTCGCTGGGTGTACCCTTTGGTAATGTGATTCGTAACAACCGCGAGCGGGGCATTACCGGACGGGTCGATCTGATTCGGTTGTACAACAAAATCCGGTACCTGCGTTTTGCCAACACCCCGTCGCCTATTCGCAAGAACTTTGCCCGTAACCCCGGCGACATTGAGGATGTTGTCCGGAGTGAGAACACGGTGCTTAAAAACTTCACGCGGGCTTTGCTAACGGTTCGAGGGATCAACTTCTCGTATATTCAGCAGGAGTCGACGATTCTGCCGGGCTTTTTACCAACGCCCAAGCTGTTTGGCGTTAGTTCCGGGGCCGGGAGTGCGCCGGGACTTGGGTTTGTGCTGGGTAGTCAGGACCCAAACATCGCCTACCGGGCCGCTGATAAGGGCTGGCTTTCGCCCAGTACGGTACTCAATACGGCCTTCCAGCAGAACATTACCCGAAAGTTTACCGCCAACACGACGCTGGAACCTTTCAAAGATTTCAGAATGCAGATCAACTGGCGTCTGGACCGGACGGATGCTTATCAGGAATACTTCCGGCCGGGGGCGCAGGGCGGCCCGTTCGAGACGTATTCGCCGGTGCGTAACGGACAGTTTAGCATGTCGTTCTGGTCGTTCCGTACGGCTTTCGAAGGGTTGCGGGGCGATAATACCTCGCCGATATTTGACCGCTTCGAGGCATATCGGGCTATTTTCGTTGAGAAGCTGACTACTAAAGCCAATGCCGAGGGTGTTGTAAAGGGAACGTACACCAAAACATCGCAGGATGTACTGATTCCCGCGTTCTTTGCGGCTTATAGCGGACAGCCGGTTGACAAGGCCCAACTGTCGCCGTTCTATAATTTCCCCCTGCCGAACTGGACAATTGCCTATAATGGTCTGTCGGGATTGGGCATTATCCGGAAGCAGTTCAGCGCGTTTACCATCAACCACAGCTATTCGTCGACTTACAGCGTCGGGAACTTCATTTCGAACCTGGATTATACAGCGGCTTACGTCAACCTGGCTGTGCAGGGTTATCCCATGGCCGCGGCCATCAACCAACTGGGGCAGTATGTGCCGGTGTTTGCGATGAGTACCATCACCATGTCGGAGAAGTTTCAGCCGCTGATTGGGGTGCAGTTTCAGACCAAAAGCCGCATCAGCGGACGCCTGGAATACAACCAGAGCCGCGATGTAGCCCTGAATCTGTCGAACTCGCAGGTGGCCGAACTGAGCAATAAAGACCTGACGGCTTCGGTAGGCTTCACCCGGCAGAACGTACGTATCCCGTTCCTGATAAACGGAGCCGTTAAGCGATTGAAAAACGACCTGACGTTCTCCTGCAACCTGACCCTGCGCGATACGCGGGCCATTCAGCGGAAACTGGATGCCGAGCAGATCATTACGGCCGGTAACGTGAACTTCCAGCTTCGTCCGCAAGTCAGTTACATCGTTAACCGCCGGTTGAACTTCAACTTCTATTTCGACCGTACGTTCAACGATCCGCTCGTGTCGAACTCCTTCCGGCGTGCCACCACATCGGGCGGTATCCAGGTGAAGTTTAATCTGGCAGAGTAGGAAGATTGTCAACAATCCGGTTCCTTCGCCGGTTGACACACTACTTACTTACCTTACAGATATGAAATACAACCAACTTGGCAGTACCGGCGTACTCGTCTCCGAAATCTGCCTCGGCACTATGACTTTTGGCGGGAATGGCTACTGGAAAGCCATGGGCGAACTCCAGCAGGATGCCGTCAACGACATTGTAAAAACCGCTGTTGATAACGGCATCAACTTTATCGACACCGCCAATGTGTACTCTTTCGGCGAGTCGGAACGGCTGCTGGGGCAGTCGATCAAATCGTTGGGTCTATCGCGCAGTGAACTCGTGATTGCCACGAAAGTGCGGGGCCGTATGGGCGAAGGGAAGAATCAGGTTGGCCTGGGCCGTTTGCAAATTATGCAGCAGATAGAGGATAGCCTCAAACGTCTGCAACTGGACCATGTCGACCTGTACCAGATTCACGGCTTTGACCCCATCACACCCCTCGAAGAAACCATGCGCGGGCTGGAAGATGTGGTCCGGAGCGGTAAGGTGCGCTACATCGGCTGCTCAAATCTGGCCGCCTGGCAGGTTATGAAAGCCAATGGTATTGCCGACAAGCACGGCTGGACGAAGTTTGTCTCTACTCAAAATTACTACTCCATTGCCGGTCGCGACCTCGAAAACGAGATTGTGCCGATGGTGCAGGATCAGCAGATGGCTATTCTGCCCTGGAGCCCACTGGCGGGTGGTTTTCTGTCGGGTAAGTACACCCGAAACAATAAGCCGGAGGACGGGTCACGGCGGCTCAACTTCGACTTTCCGCCTGTCAATCAGGAACATGCCTACGACATCATTGAGGTGATGCAGTCCATTGCCGAAGCCCACCGCGAAGACGGATCGGGGGTATCGGTTGCCCGGATTGCGCTGGCCTGGGTGCTGGCAAAAGCTGGCGTTACCAGCGTAATTATCGGAGCAAAAAACACTGACCAACTGCTGGATAACATCAAAGCGGTTGACATACGCTTAACTGCGGAGCAACTTCAGCAACTTGATGAAGTGAGTGCTAAGCCGAAACCATACCCGCAATGGATGATCGAGCGGCAAGGCAACGACCGGCTGGGCGCATCTAATTTCTCTCCGAACCAATTGGCGGTAGCTGCCAAATAGTTGACTAGCAGTAAATTCCCATTACCGGCCAGGACGTTCTGGCCGGTATCGCTTGCAAATACGCCCTCATCTGTCGTATTTTGCGGCCATAAATTAATTTCCCTACAATGAATTTTCCTGCAGAACTAAGCTATACGGAGGATCACGAATGGATTCGGATAGAAGAGGACGGTACGGCCGTAATTGGTATTACTGAATTCGCACAACACGAACTGGGTGATATTATCTTCATTGATGTTGCGACCGTTGGTCAGTCGTTACCGAAAGGTGAGGTTTTTGGCGCGGTTGAGGCTGTTAAAACCGTATCAGACCTGTTTCTGCCGGTAGAGGGAGAAATCCTTGAGTTGAATCCGGCCATCGAAAAATCGCCGGAGCTGCTCAATAGCGACCCTTATGGCGAAGGCTGGATTATCCGCCTGAAACCCGCTGATGTGTCGCAACAGGACGGCTTGCTGACCGCCGATGCGTATCGGGAATTGGTTGGTGCCTGATTTACCGCATTGAACTCCAGAAGGCTCCGCAAGGGGCCTTTTTTTTAAACAATCATTTTTACCCGGCCCCTGCACCCAAAACAGCCGGGACGTCACTCATGCAACTCCTGATTCGTTCTGCCCGTATTGTTGATGCTGCTTCATCGTTCGATGGACAGGTATGTGATATTCTGGTTGATAATGGCCTGATTCGTCAGATTGGCAACAACTTGCCTATTGATGCGAATGTCCGGGTCGCTGAAGCCGATAATCTTCATGTCTCCCTCGGTTGGGTCGATATGCGCGTGCTGACCCAGGACCCCGGTTACGAACACAAAGAAGACCTGACCAGCGTGTGCCGGGCCGCAGCCGCCGGTGGATTTACCGATATTGCTGTACTGCCCAACACGCAGCCCGTTGTGGATGCCAAGGGGACGCTGGGCTATATTCAGCGGATGGCCGAGGGGCAGCCGGTACGGGTACACGTCATTGCCGCTGTCACGAAAAAAGCCGCTGGTGAAGATTTTACGGAAATGCTCGACCTGCACCATGCGGGTGCCGTTGCGTTTTCGGATGGAAATCACCCGCTTCAGAACCCCGATCTGCTGCTCAAAACACTCCAGTACTTACAGCCGGTCAATGGCCTGCTCATGAACCGCCCGGAAGAAACCCTGCTGACGCGTTTCGGGCAGATGCACGAGGGCATTCAGAGTACGCTGCTCGGCCTGAAAGGCATACCCGCGCTGGCCGAAGAACTGATGATCGAGCGCGATTTGCGGCTGCTGGATTACGTGAGTGCAGGGCAGACGGAAACTCAGGAACCCGAATGCGGATTTTCTCCCGCCTTACACTTCTCTACTATTTCAACGGGCCGGTCGGTGGAGTTGATCCGGCAGGCCAAAGCGAAAGGGAGCCCGGTGAGTTGCGACGTGGCGGCCCATCAGCTGGTTTTTGACGATTCGGCCTTGTCGGACTTCGACACAAATCTGAAAGTAAACCCGCCATTCCGCTCGGTGGATGATGTGCGCGCGCTCTGGGACGGCCTGAAAGACGGCACCATCGATGCGATTGTATCGGACCATACGCCCCACGATCCGGAATGCAAAAACCTGGAATTCGACCAGGCCGATTTCGGTATTATCGGTCTGGAAACGGTTTTCTCCAATGCGGTCATGCATAATCAGGATTTGCCTTTGCCGCAACTCATCGAGAAACTAACCACCCGGCCCCGGCAAATACTACGCCTTCCGGTAACGGCCATCGCCGAGGGGCAACCAGCCACCCTGACGCTATTCGACCCCGCGGGCAGCTGGACGTACGACCGTACGTTCTCTAAATCGAAAAACTCACCATTTCTGGGCCAAACGCTCACGGGCCGCGTAATCGGCACGGTGCATCGCGGCCAATTGACGACCACCTTATGAAAAGTATCCTCAATTATTTTGGGCATCCGCTGCTAAAGTTTCCGCTTCTTGCCGGGCTGGCTACGGGGGTTCTTTGCTTTCTTTATTTTTTGGGTCTGTATGCCATTGGCGTACCGGCGCTGGGGAACATTCGCGTCCTCGATTACGGGATTCACATCATTATGATGATTGCCACTGTGTGGTATTACCGAAAGCACATTGGTCAGGGGCGGCTTCATTTGTGGGAAGGCTTAACCATTGGTTATGTTCTCAATACGGTAGCCGCTCTGGTAACGGGCTGGCTTATTTACCTGTTTGTGACCCAGATCGATCCGGGCGTTTTTGCCGAGTACGTTACAAATTCGAAAAAGCTGTTGCTGGAGGGTAAGAAGCAGATTACCGATCAGTTTGGCCCTGAAACGTTTGCCCAGCAGTGGGAAAAAGTATCGACTATGCAGCCGGGTGTGCTGCTGCCCGACGAACTCACCAAAAAAACAGCCTTGGCCGTACTACCTGTTCTGATCATTTCGCTTATTTTTCGGAAGCAGGATTACAGTATCATGCAGTAAAATCGACTTGTCACTATGAATGAACAACCGTCTACCGCTCGTGTAGCCCTGAAATGGGGCGTTATTTTTGGCCTCGTACTGATGGCTATTACGCTGGTTATGTACCTCACCGACCAGACGACCAATCCGTTGTTCAGCGGACTGACTTTAGGAGCCATGGTTGCCTTTCTGGTCCTTTCGATGCGGGAGTTTCGGTCGTTGAATGGCGGGTATATGGCCTACGGCGAAGGGCTCGGCCTTGGGGCACTTACCTCGGCTGTGGGCGGAATACTCTCCTCGGCTTTTACTACTTTCTACAACGTAGTCATTGACCCAACGGTGCAGCAGCGAGCTCTGGAAAAAGCCCGCGAGAAACTGGAAGAACAGGGGTCTATGTCCGACGAAGCCATCGATCAGGCTATGGAAATGTCCGAGAAGTTCCAATCGCCGGGGTTTACCTTCATTGCTGGTGTGTTTGGAACGTTAATTGTAGGCTTTCTTTTGTCGCTGATTGTGGCTGCGTTTATACGCCGGAACAAAGCAAATCCGTTTGATTAAGTACTTGTGTACCGTTTTTGTGGTGAACCGTAAACCGAGTTCTGTCCGTGCTGGCTATTTTCCGTAAAGAGGTCAACCAATTCTTCTCGTCGCCCATCGCCTACATTATCATGGGCGTATTTCTGACAGCCGTAGGGCTATTGCTCTGGGTTTTTCCGGATACGAGTCTGCTGGAGAATGGGTATGCCGATATGGGTACTTTTTTTAACCTGACGCCCTACGTCATGCTGTTTCTGGTACCTGCCATCACCATGCGCTCCATCGCCGACGAAGTGCGGACGGGTACCCTCGAATGGTTGCTGACCAAACCCGTCAGTCGGTGGGGGGTAGTAGGCGGCAAATTTCTGGCGAGCTGGCTGCTTGTTGTCGTTACGCTGGTCCCCACGTTATTGTATTACGTAACGCTGTATCAGCTTGCTTCGCCCATTGGTAATATCGACTCGGCGGGCGTATTCGGGTCGTATACGGGCCTGGTGTTGCTGGCGGGGGTATTTGTCGCCATTGGCTTATGGGCTTCTTCGCTCAACGATAACCAGGTAGTAGCCTTTGTGCTGGGAGTTTTCTTTTGCTTTTTGCTCTATGTTGGCCTGAGTGCCCTGGCGGGTCTGACCCTGTTTGGCGGGCTTTCGTATTATTTATCGCTCTTCGCGCTGGATGAACAATACCGGGCGCTGGGCCGGGGAATCATCGACACTCGCAACGTTGTGTATCTACTCAGTCTTATTATCCTTTTTCTTCTTCTCACAGCCAACAGGCTGAAATCAACCTGATGAAAATTACTCCGACTTTAGTGCGATGGATGGCCATTGCCTGGACGATCATAATGCTTATCGGCTGCTTAACACCGCATTCTGACTTGCCGGATGAACTATTGACCTGGAATGACAAAGGGCAGCACTTGTCGATCTTTGCCCTTTTTGCTATACTCTGGCGTATGACCGGTTTTCCGTTCATTACGGTAATGGTGGTGGGTCTGCTTTTTGGAGCGCTGATTGAAGTTCTTCAGTATATATTACCCATCAACCGCAGCGGAGACTGGATAGATCTGGCGGCCGATTTTGTGGGCGTTCTTATCGGCTTGTTGCTGGCCCCCGTTGTTCAGAAAATGGTGAAAATCGAATACTGATCGCTGACTGGGTCAAGTAGGTAAGGGCCTGACGTTGCGAGACACGTCAGGCCTTTTATCGATAAACTATCGCTAGCGCATGGCTGTTGGCCGGGAGGTCACATTGCATTTGGCGCTGATAATCTTGTAGGCTCCCGAATAGCCCAACTCGCCCGACCGGCTCAGATCAATGCAGGCTGCGGCTTCATCACCCGAATCGAAACGGATGATACCCCGCAGGTAATACGCTTCGGCATGACGCGGGTTCAATTTAATGCTACTGTTGCAGTCAATGAGTGCACCTTTCTGATCGCCAAGCGACGACCGGACAACACCGCGAATGAAATAGGTTTCGGCGTTGGTTGGGCTTAGTTCAACGGCCCGGTTGAGGTCTTGCAGTGCCAGCTTGCTATCGCCCCCCGAGTTTCGGATGATACCCCGTACCAGATAAGCATCCGCGCGGTCGTCGGTTAATTCCGTGGCCTTGTAGCGGTCCTGAACAACGGAGCCGAACAACTGCAGCGTACTGGCCGTAATGAAATCACTGTAGTAAGCTTTGTTGGTTGTGTTGGCCGTACCCATCTCGATGGACTTGTCGATATCGGCGACGGCCTGTTTCACATTGCCTAACCGGCTCTTGCAGAAGCCACGGCTGAATAGCGCCCTGAAATGACTGGGATTTAGCTGCACTGTTTTATCGAAATCGGTAAGCGCGTTTTCAAATTCACCCAGCCTGGATTTAACCAGCCCGCGCCGGTAATACAGTTCGGGATCGTCTTTGCTTAACTCGACGGCCCGGTTAAAATCGAGAATTGCGTTTTTATAATCTTCAAGTTTAAAACGGGCGTACCCACGGCCTGCCAGTGCCAGTGGTTTGTTGGGCGATTTTTCGAGACTCAGGTTATAGTCGGCCAGCGCCCCTTTGTAATCGTTCAACTGCATTTTGCAGTTTCCTCTGGCAATCAGCATCGTAACATCATTAGGTGCCAGTGTCACTGCTTTCGTAAAGTCGGCCAGTGCCGTGGTAGTGTAGTTGATCTGAAGTCGGCAGAGACCCCGGTTGTAATAGAATAGCGCATCGTTGGGGCTCAGCTCAATAGCCCTGTTGAAATCCTGCATAGCTCCCCGGAAGTCTTCCTGGCGGGTACGGTTTATGCCCCGGTATAAGTACGCATTGGCATCGCCGGGGGTAAATTCAATGGCTAAATCGAGGTCGAGATTAGCCCCCTGAATGTCATTCAGACTGATTTTGGTGAGCGCCCGGTTATAATAACTCGGTCCGTTTTCTGGATTTTGGATAATCGACATGGTGAAGGCCTGCAAGGCACCGGGATAATCTTTAGCGGCACTTTTCTGAATGCCTTCGTTAAAGTGATCAGTGGCTGTTTGCGTTTGCGCTGGCTGAGAAAAGGACGAATGCATCTGCATAGCCAGATACAGAAAAAGAAGGGATACGTACAACGGTCTCATGTTAATTATATGGGTTGATTTATGGAGAATAGCGGCATGATCTATTTCTGATACAATTAATGCATAAACAGGCACATATATGTATACCAAATATAAAATATGTTTTCTATACTGATTTGGGTAACAAATGGGGTATATGGTTGTTGTATGTACAGGTATACCTACAGCCCATAGCCCGCAGGTCAATCGACAAACGTTTGAGCGACTGGCAGTACTGCAAAGACGGTGGCTAACGTGACTCCCAGTGGAATACAGGCAGGGCATTACCGGAAAAATCGCCAACTTAACTGCTCAAATTATTGATTGCTATGAATATTGGATTTATTGGTTTAGGCAAGATGGGGTTTAACCTCGTCAGCAACCTGGTAAAACATGGCCATACGGTTGTTGGCTACGATATTAACGAAACGTTAGTAGAGGCTGTCAAAGGCGAAGGAGCCCAGGGCGCAAATACCTTGCAGGAACTATATAATGCACTGCCGGAAAAACGGGTACTATGGCTGATGATTCCGGCCGGTCCGTTGGTTGATAATGTGATTGACCAATTATTGGCGGTTATGCAGGCGGGCGATGTGATCATTGATGGGGGTAACTCACACTACAAAGACTCACTCCGGCGGCATGCTTACCTTAAAGAAAAAGGTATTGGTTTCCTCGATTGTGGTACCAGTGGCGGAATTAGCGGAGCCCTGAACGGAGCCTGTACCATGGTTGGGGGCGATCCGGATGTGATTGAGCCGCTCCATGGCATTTTTCGGGACATTTCGGTGGAGGATGGTTATCTGTATACCGGTCCCGCCGGTAGTGGCCACTTCACCAAAATGGTGCACAACGGAATTGAATACGGTATGATGCAATCTATTGCCGAAGGATTCGAGGTATTGGAGAAGAGCCAGTTTCCGTTCGATTTCGAAGCCGTTGCCAAAATGTGGGGACATGGCTCGGTTATTCGCGGCTGGCTGATGGAGCTGACGGAGAATGCCTTTAGCAAAGATCCCAAGCTCGATGCTATCAAAGGGCGCATGTTCTCGTCGGGCGAAGGTCGTTGGACACTCGAAACAGCGCTGGACCTGGGCGTACCAACACCCGTTATTGCGCTGTCCTTGCTGACACGCTACCGCTCTCTGCAGGACGATACATTTACGGGTAAAGTTGTGGCAGCTTTGCGGAACGAGTTCGGCGGGCACGCTGTCGAGAAAAAATAAAGTTTATCTTACTAAAGTACTATCCAATTAAATTCACGTAATTTCGTTGCTAATAGGAAGAGGTTCAGGTCACTTCGAGTTCGCCAGGAACGAGAATCGAAAGGCCTGAACCTTTTTTATAGCTATCAGACATCTTAATTCAACTCAGCGTATTTATACATGAAGGTATTAAGCACCCTACAGGACCCTACTTTTCAGAAGCGCGACTACAGCCGATTAGATCGTTTTTTTCTTCATTATATCAAAGACGAGCGGGATTTGCCCTTTATCTACCTTACGCTTCGCATTAGTCTGACCCTTATTCCGCTGAGTATTCTTCTGTTTATGCCGTTCGTGACCGGCTGGATTTGGTGGACTGTAGCAGCTGTTCATTTTTTTATCAGCAACTTCAGGTTCAAAGGACCCTTCGGTCTGATGCTCCACTGCACCAGTCACCGTCCGTTTTTCAAGCCTGAGTATGGCTGGATGAACAACTACCTGCCCTGGATACTGGCACCCTTTTTCGGCCACACCCCCGAAACCTATTACAGCCATCACATTGGCATGCACCATCCCGAAAATAATCTTGAAGACGATGACAGCAGCACAATGACATTTCAACGTGACAGCTACCGGAGCTTCCTGGCTTATTTCGGTCGGTTTTTTGTGATTGGCGTACGGAATCTGCTGGACTACCTGCGGCTGAAAAACCGGGCTAAGTTAGCTACCCGCGCCCTGACGGGCGAGATTGTCTTTGCTGTCGTTTGTGTGGGATTATGTTTCATAAACTGGCCTGCTACGGTATTGGTATTTCTGTTGCCGCTCGTCATCTACCGCCTGATTGCCATGCTCGGTAACTGGACGCAGCACGCATTTGTTGATGGCGAAGATCCCGGAAATGCCTACAAGAACAGCATCACTTGCATAAATGTAAAGTACAACAAAAAATGCTGGAATGACGGGTATCACATCAGCCACCACGTTCGCCCGGCCATGCACTGGACCGAACACCCGACTTTTTTCCTGAAAACGCTCGATAAATACGCGCAGAATCGGGCCATCATCTTCGATGGTCTGGATTTTGGACAGGTATTTTTTCTGCTCATGCGCGGTAAGTATGACGTACTGGCTCAGCACATGGTCAATATCAACAATACCTTTGCCGACGATGCTGACGCCATTGCACTACTGCGTCGCCGGACGCAACGGATACCGGTAAAAATGGACGTTCCGGCTATGAGCCAGGTGAGCGTTGCTACGGCCTAAGGGTTCGTGAGCGGCCTGGTTACAGAGGCCCGAAAAACACAGCGATAAAAGGAGCTCCTGATTGTCTGTGTTTTTCGGGCCTCTGTTTATTGGTACATGTTAGCTATTGCTGCCATCAATTCGCTTTTCGATAATACGTTGAATATCAGTGGATACTGTTGAGAGAAAATCGTAGCCGGTCATGGATTCAATGGCATCAATACTGGTTAAATAAGCACGCCAGGGCTTATCGGCAGCCGCCTGTGTGTTCGGAATGGATACTGCAATGACGCGGGTGTTTTCGGTGAGTTGGAACGTGTTGTCGCCACTGGGCGGAACCACAATCAGTATTTTCCAGAGTATGGCGGGAACGGTTAGTTTTCCGTTGCCTATTGAGGTGGTGAACCCATTAAGACCCGTGCCACCGGTACCACTTGTGCCAGCCAGAATGTACACATCGTTGCCGTTGCTGATAAGCTGCCGTTCGTATTCTTCTAAATTCTTCCAGACTTCGCGGTTATGCCGTGGCGCTTGTGGCACGATGTTGGTAAGGAGAAACGTAGCGGCATTATCTTCGGAAGTGGCATCTCGGTCGTCGGAAGGGCAGAGGTGCCCCCGGTCGAAGCCGGAGTTGGTATAATCGGACGTTCGGGCTGCGGACCAGCCAGTTGGTAAAGCCGGGTCAGGACGGAAAAGGTCCACTCGTTTGGCATCGCCTTTCCAGGCCGTACTGAGGTGCCAGCTCACCCAGTTGGCAATGCCCCGGCTGCGGCTGTAGGAGAGCGTATACTGGGGTCGGCTGATGAGGTAATTATCCGGATCAGCGGCAGATGCGTTACTTGGGTTGCCCAGGGCGAGATTGTCGGTTCGGCTCAGAACGGCGGATGTGTTTGTTCCCGGTAACGACGGACGAACGCTGAGACAACCGTTGAGCAGCAGAACCAGACCCAGTGCCCAGGTTATAGTTTTAAGTTGATCGAAACCTTTCATTGATTTTACTGACATTCTTGCAGAACTTTACAAATAATCCATAAATGTACTGATTCTCTACTTCAGCTGCCCGGCCTGTGAAAGGAAAGAATCAGCACTAACCCAATTGACGAATACCTGCTGTTATGGCTAAAAAGAAGCAATCACAGGGCTACGAGAACTCTCGGCCGCCCCAGGAAAGAGCGGTCACTCCCAAACCTGCTTTGACGAATGCTGGCAGTGCCGGTCGGCCCCACACCACCGAACCCGGCCAGCGCCCATCGGTACGTACCCAGCCACCAAAATCAACTGACCTGAAGACCGACCTGCCCATTGAGGAACGGCACGTTAAATGGTGGCCTCCCGTTGTACTGGCTTTGCTGGGTGTTGCTCTGTATATCAATACTTTTGGGCATCAATATGCGCTCGATGATATAGCCGCTGTGGGGCAGAATCTGTTCGTTAAAAAAGGTATTGCCGGTATTCCAGACCTGCTTCGCACCGAATTCTGGCACTTCAGCAATATTTCGCTGGGTTACTACCGGCCTTTATCTTTGATTACGTTTGCCCTGGAGCAGGAGTATTTTAAGGATAATCCGAATATCAGTCACATGATCAATGCGGGTCTGTATGGTCTCACGGGCCTGGTGGTAGGTATACTGTTGCAAAAATGGCTTACCAATCAAACCATTACGGCGTTTCTGATCGGGCTGGTTTTTATTGCGCATCCGTTGCACACCGAAATTGTGGCTAACATCAAGGGGCGCGATGAAATATTGAGTTTCCTGTTCATTGCACTCATGCTGCTGGCCTACTGGCGGTATCTGGAAACGAATCAGCAGGGCTGGATTGTGG is a window of Spirosoma linguale DSM 74 DNA encoding:
- a CDS encoding aldo/keto reductase (PFAM: aldo/keto reductase~KEGG: pmy:Pmen_3155 aldo/keto reductase), which produces MKYNQLGSTGVLVSEICLGTMTFGGNGYWKAMGELQQDAVNDIVKTAVDNGINFIDTANVYSFGESERLLGQSIKSLGLSRSELVIATKVRGRMGEGKNQVGLGRLQIMQQIEDSLKRLQLDHVDLYQIHGFDPITPLEETMRGLEDVVRSGKVRYIGCSNLAAWQVMKANGIADKHGWTKFVSTQNYYSIAGRDLENEIVPMVQDQQMAILPWSPLAGGFLSGKYTRNNKPEDGSRRLNFDFPPVNQEHAYDIIEVMQSIAEAHREDGSGVSVARIALAWVLAKAGVTSVIIGAKNTDQLLDNIKAVDIRLTAEQLQQLDEVSAKPKPYPQWMIERQGNDRLGASNFSPNQLAVAAK
- a CDS encoding glycine cleavage system H protein (TIGRFAM: glycine cleavage system H protein~PFAM: glycine cleavage H-protein~KEGG: cvi:CV_3430 glycine cleavage system protein H), with the protein product MNFPAELSYTEDHEWIRIEEDGTAVIGITEFAQHELGDIIFIDVATVGQSLPKGEVFGAVEAVKTVSDLFLPVEGEILELNPAIEKSPELLNSDPYGEGWIIRLKPADVSQQDGLLTADAYRELVGA
- a CDS encoding dihydroorotase, multifunctional complex type (TIGRFAM: dihydroorotase, multifunctional complex type~PFAM: amidohydrolase~KEGG: gme:Gmet_1770 dihydroorotase) — encoded protein: MQLLIRSARIVDAASSFDGQVCDILVDNGLIRQIGNNLPIDANVRVAEADNLHVSLGWVDMRVLTQDPGYEHKEDLTSVCRAAAAGGFTDIAVLPNTQPVVDAKGTLGYIQRMAEGQPVRVHVIAAVTKKAAGEDFTEMLDLHHAGAVAFSDGNHPLQNPDLLLKTLQYLQPVNGLLMNRPEETLLTRFGQMHEGIQSTLLGLKGIPALAEELMIERDLRLLDYVSAGQTETQEPECGFSPALHFSTISTGRSVELIRQAKAKGSPVSCDVAAHQLVFDDSALSDFDTNLKVNPPFRSVDDVRALWDGLKDGTIDAIVSDHTPHDPECKNLEFDQADFGIIGLETVFSNAVMHNQDLPLPQLIEKLTTRPRQILRLPVTAIAEGQPATLTLFDPAGSWTYDRTFSKSKNSPFLGQTLTGRVIGTVHRGQLTTTL
- a CDS encoding hypothetical protein (KEGG: ilo:IL2399 hypothetical protein) translates to MNEQPSTARVALKWGVIFGLVLMAITLVMYLTDQTTNPLFSGLTLGAMVAFLVLSMREFRSLNGGYMAYGEGLGLGALTSAVGGILSSAFTTFYNVVIDPTVQQRALEKAREKLEEQGSMSDEAIDQAMEMSEKFQSPGFTFIAGVFGTLIVGFLLSLIVAAFIRRNKANPFD
- a CDS encoding gliding motility-associated ABC transporter permease protein GldF (TIGRFAM: gliding motility-associated ABC transporter permease protein GldF~KEGG: pat:Patl_3143 ABC-2 type transporter) gives rise to the protein MLAIFRKEVNQFFSSPIAYIIMGVFLTAVGLLLWVFPDTSLLENGYADMGTFFNLTPYVMLFLVPAITMRSIADEVRTGTLEWLLTKPVSRWGVVGGKFLASWLLVVVTLVPTLLYYVTLYQLASPIGNIDSAGVFGSYTGLVLLAGVFVAIGLWASSLNDNQVVAFVLGVFFCFLLYVGLSALAGLTLFGGLSYYLSLFALDEQYRALGRGIIDTRNVVYLLSLIILFLLLTANRLKST
- a CDS encoding VanZ family protein (PFAM: VanZ family protein~KEGG: abo:ABO_0933 hypothetical protein); the encoded protein is MAIAWTIIMLIGCLTPHSDLPDELLTWNDKGQHLSIFALFAILWRMTGFPFITVMVVGLLFGALIEVLQYILPINRSGDWIDLAADFVGVLIGLLLAPVVQKMVKIEY